The stretch of DNA AGAGCATTACGATGGATGTCCTGCATGTTACGCTTTTCCAAAAATACATCTGCCTCGTCCAATAACAATATCGCTCCCCAAGCGTGGCAGATGTCGAGAATTCGCTGCAGTTCCGCCTCCAGAAAGCGGGAGTCGGTTCCCAGCTCCCCAGCGGAGACCATGTAGAGTGGGCATTGGAGGAGCTCGCTGATGCCTTCAGCGGTCAGCGTCTTCCCCGTGCCGGGCGGGCCATGGAGTACAGCTACAAGCATGAGTGTCAGCATCATACCTTCGCCGAGAGAGAAAGATAGTCGCGTGTATGTTTGTGCGTGGCGCCGACAGATACTTACTGACAAGTCCCTTTCCCTTTCCTTGAATCACATCATCGACCGTCTGAGCCGCGTGGTATTTCCGGGACTGCACGAGGGCCTTGATAAGATCCTTGGTAGATGTCTCCAGGACAAGCGAATCCCACGCCTTGTCATTCCACTTGATTTCGTCGATTCCAGAAACGGAAAACTCAAGCCACTGCTTCTCAGCGAACGAAAACCCAAGTATGACCGGTGAGGCAATGAGGAGGTTTTCCTCCGAGAATGTATTCATGTCCACGGAGACACCTTTGGGCGACGTGTTGGCCTTTGAATCGTCGGCTCCTGGCGGGTTGACTGATGTTGTGTCGACGTCCTTGTCCCCTGCTTTTGGTGGCACAGGTTCCAAATCTCGTTCCTCCGAGTCCTCACCACCTGGTTTGGGAAGCCTGGCCACGAAAATGGCCCCCTTCTCGCTTTTGATGACCTTAGACACATACTGGATGTTTGGACCTGAATCGTCCTCATCTGCAGTTCCGCACGCGCAGTCCGCCTCACCTGAATCGTCATCGCATGACAGGTCGTCATCGGAGAGAATATCGTGATCCTTTGGTCGCACCGTTGAAACAACATAGTTGGGATTTATGCGTCGAAATATCGCTGGATCCACCATAATTCGGCTTTGCTGGATGCTAAACCGCATGACGGAGTTCTTCTTACGCTTCTGATATGCAATTCCGGAGTAGGACTTGAAATGCACCCCGTCATGGGCGACGAATTTCCGGCCTCTGGCTATCAGCTGCTGCCGAATCATGGCTTCATCCTTGTGGTACTTGAGCGGATAGCACGGCAAGCTCGTGATCTTGCAAGCGCCATGAAACGCTGGGATATCTTGGGTGACAGAACCGTAGCCAAATTTCTTACCGTCAAAGTCGAGGTATTTGCCCTCAATAAGGTAGAAGTCACCCCTCATAAGGGAAGTCTGCCGGTAGGCCATAGAAACCTTGAAAGCCCTGGGATCTTCCGTGTTGCCATACGCCGTGCCGTAGACGATAGTGTTGGGTTTCCACAACGCCCAAAGCAGGTCGAATGTGATGACACCGCTCTCGAGCATGGGGTAGAGGCTTTCTTTCACTTTGGCATAGTCCTTGTCGAGATATTTGATGAGCATTTTGAGGTGCTCCATCTTGTTCTCCAACCGTGCACGATTCTTCTGGCGCTCCTTCTTatcatcaccagcagccTCAGCCTTTTTGAGATGTTTCAAATGGGTGCGGAAATCCTCCAGATATAGGAAAAGCATGTTGGGATCCAACTTTGGCGTCTCGTCGACCAGACTTGCGCCGCGGACATTGCCGATCACGTCCTGCAAGCATTCGCGCAGCAGTTTGCTTTTGACGTCAACGAACGTCTGGCGATACTTGCCCTCAGTATCGAAGGTCCGCCGGACGTGAAAAATGAAATCTTCATATCGAGACTTTGTGCTCGTCTCGGCGGTGTCTTGAAGTTTGAAGGTATAGCGAGAGGAGTCCCATACCCAGTCGACGCGCTTGTATTCTGCCTTTGTCCCTTTCTTGGTCTCTTTCGCACGTTTTGTATCCCCTTCGTCACATGAAGttgctgctcggcgagggctcTTGCCATGTCTGTGTGACCGACCCGATCGCCCAGGATGTGGAGGCGAAGACGCAGGAAGAGTGGTGGGTAGAGATGGCAAAGGCGGAAGCACCGGTACGCTTCCCTTGCTACCGCTTGGCTGGGGCACTCGCGTCCCTAACGGCGGTATACCGCAGGCTACGCCGGTGCTGGCCACTCCCATATTAGGGACAGCTGCCCCATAGGCCATGGACGTCTGAAGCTGGAACAGTCGAAGCTCCAGTCGCTCTAGCTGATCGTAGATTTGGGTGCCTCCCGCTGTATTCCCCTCgactcggcgtcgacccTTGTGGCGGGGGGGCCTCTGACGGCGGTCAGAATCCCCGCTTGTGGACGAGTCTGTGTCTGAGTCGGAAGCTTGATATGACTTGTCGCGGTGGCGATTGCACTTCCTGGTCCTTCTCCCTGCCCTTGTCTTCTTCGAAGTGTGGGACGATTTATTCCGCGTCACCGACTCATTGGGCTCGTCGGAATCAGACTCGCTCGTCGAACTGTCGGAGTCGGAAGTAGGGGACAGTTCGTCCTCCGAATCAGAGTCATTCTTTCCGCGATGAGTGGCCGATGGTATTCTCCTGGTTTTTTTGCCATTCAATGTTTTCGATCGTGCCCTTTTTGCTGCATTGTACGCGGCGTCCTGGATACCGCTGCCATTCATCTTGTGTCTGGCTCGACTCAGCACCGTAGAATCGGGCTCGTTGCCCGGCTGCGCATTGTCTGCCTTGAGGCTTTCCTTCTTGTCGGTTGGCACTTGCAGACATGTCTCTTCCGCCGGATCGCGTGATGGAGAGATCGTGATATCGTGAGAGGACATGATGAGAAATGAGTGGTTCAGTCGGAGTTACGTCACCATGGCGCAGCTGCTGAAGAGCTCTTGAGGCTGTGTACCGTTCCGAACGATGTTTAAATGCTATCGAGTGCTGGAAATGAGTCGAGAATGTGGAGATGGGCACATTAGCAGTGTTACAATATGTGTGGCCTGCGGATGCGGTGAGGATTGG from Purpureocillium takamizusanense chromosome 6, complete sequence encodes:
- a CDS encoding uncharacterized protein (COG:O~EggNog:ENOG503NX31); the encoded protein is MSSHDITISPSRDPAEETCLQVPTDKKESLKADNAQPGNEPDSTVLSRARHKMNGSGIQDAAYNAAKRARSKTLNGKKTRRIPSATHRGKNDSDSEDELSPTSDSDSSTSESDSDEPNESVTRNKSSHTSKKTRAGRRTRKCNRHRDKSYQASDSDTDSSTSGDSDRRQRPPRHKGRRRVEGNTAGGTQIYDQLERLELRLFQLQTSMAYGAAVPNMGVASTGVACGIPPLGTRVPQPSGSKGSVPVLPPLPSLPTTLPASSPPHPGRSGRSHRHGKSPRRAATSCDEGDTKRAKETKKGTKAEYKRVDWVWDSSRYTFKLQDTAETSTKSRYEDFIFHVRRTFDTEGKYRQTFVDVKSKLLRECLQDVIGNVRGASLVDETPKLDPNMLFLYLEDFRTHLKHLKKAEAAGDDKKERQKNRARLENKMEHLKMLIKYLDKDYAKVKESLYPMLESGVITFDLLWALWKPNTIVYGTAYGNTEDPRAFKVSMAYRQTSLMRGDFYLIEGKYLDFDGKKFGYGSVTQDIPAFHGACKITSLPCYPLKYHKDEAMIRQQLIARGRKFVAHDGVHFKSYSGIAYQKRKKNSVMRFSIQQSRIMVDPAIFRRINPNYVVSTVRPKDHDILSDDDLSCDDDSGEADCACGTADEDDSGPNIQYVSKVIKSEKGAIFVARLPKPGGEDSEERDLEPVPPKAGDKDVDTTSVNPPGADDSKANTSPKGVSVDMNTFSEENLLIASPVILGFSFAEKQWLEFSVSGIDEIKWNDKAWDSLVLETSTKDLIKALVQSRKYHAAQTVDDVIQGKGKGLVSKYLSAPRTNIHATIFLSRRRYDADTHACSCTPWPARHGEDADR